In one window of Clavelina lepadiformis chromosome 4, kaClaLepa1.1, whole genome shotgun sequence DNA:
- the LOC143452319 gene encoding uncharacterized protein LOC143452319, with the protein MSLSEAEKGPENEINLVQHYQDTEESSSGEGDEQPGTSHDLPLQHERRRPSDSVPLQDAASMDQVMYVTERTESSPLAVNRVDQSFVELTTRMAEIATGPIRIHYAPVIHHHDQRQYHDNRQQHDATIMNSKVDIPVTNARSYRQRGESTESSFLSSPSWQRSTRGSQTATTTDPSDVTQPKKLSESSWCTAPQAPALPTMNESEAVNHATTSAGNVLAGGDPVDDLTARPFRAFVPDNSGLTHPKEPFSSSAINEAGSSTSSTSSNAFSRPDQYGQAHNHSSKFTTRGEPDVVISDANPKMNLETSSLGSTYRKTSFLQNMRRKLPKSKEKTAIEKVMMEQKRYLEDDIRLQGGMPVSKNIPIVHPSYTKVSFYQGGALPKEETFRPSIEEMKDIRHESRIQFRDIIRSGRRVIGVIGYPGSGKTTFSKRLARNEDYKCFHYKLMDMNYQKDLTLQQLLLEKRFPNVNRKTHEQAFKWIKNNQKKCLFIFDGLDQAGWTLKEHPTMEDYDTPRPIQDLIANLSTGHFLPDSLIVFTSRPHSVVTLPKSLRPDTTIIVGDLPHEGMKKLFHFYAGAKANELWNKLYERDLPVFRLCFNPLLLQLVIIALLNPTDSIGEITSATRAFATVFMHLQHSENTSHDITLLTEQLSILAYNASAKSTVVITPAEMRAQGLDPNETQDIIVCLHSHCGVTSKVFEHDTKFFFAHQSYQEYFTALWIINHMPLDEFQRFVTGQMFFDDKWSVVRVFLSGLLMDVMRDHDLPVHSQAGCSRFSHTVSTSAGQSPSMVQHVDPAEKRIILTKAFELQLARFSPLTYDEWNKDDNRRKYILRLFEISECADERLTQKAVELFPHELHLWQSPSNSFHTTLLCEVLRKQNKVIKRLDLEGCFSTPGDIEKIISAITEMPGKVQILDISRNTLQTIPPSSFFMKIDQYLRMFHCFPHEDKRTGRNRNANESERHEIQNTLDQFDNSHLEVDVGDDVRLSSRNKSDLT; encoded by the exons ATGTCGTTATCTGAGGCCGAAAAGGGGCCTGAAAACGAAATCAATCTCGTACAGCATTACCAAGACACTGAAGAGAGTTCTTCAGGTGAAGGTGATGAACAGCCGGGTACATCACATGACCTTCCACTGCAACATGAACGAAGAAGACCCTCTg ACTCTGTACCACTTCAAGACGCTGCTAGTATGGACCAGGTAATGTACGTTACGGAACGTACTGAATCTTCGCCACTTGCTGTCAATAGAGTTGATCAAAGCTTCGTAGAACTTACGACTAGAATGGCTGAAATTGCTACTG GTCCGATTCGCATACATTATGCTCCTGTAATTCATCATCATGACCAAAGGCAGTATCATGACAACAGGCAACAACATGACGCCACAATCATGAATTCCAAGGTTGACATTCCAGTTACCAATGCAAGATCTTATCGTCAACGAG GTGAATCAACAGAGTCAAGTTTTTTATCCTCGCCCTCATGGCAAAGGAGCACAAGAGGAAGTCAAACTGCTACTACAACGG ATCCATCCGATGTTACACAACCAAAGAAACTAAGTGAATCAAGTTGGTGTACTGCACCACAAGCCCCTGCCTTACCTACCATGAACGAATCTGAAGCTGTAAATCATGCAACTACGTCGGCTGGTAACG ttCTTGCTGGTGGTGACCCAGTTGATGATCTTACCGCAAGGCCATTTAGAGCGTTTGTCCCAG ATAATTCGGGGTTAACCCATCCCAAAGAGCCATTCTCATCTTCTGCTATAAATGAAGCAGGCAGCAGCACATCAAGCACATCTTCAAATGCTTTCTCCCGTCCAG ACCAATACGGGCAAGCGCACAACCACTCGTCCAAATTTACAACAAGGGGAGAACCTGACGTAGTGATATCAG ACGCAAACCCCAAGATGAATTTAGAAACAAGTTCGCTTGGATCAACGTATCGGAAAACATCCTTTCTACAAAATATGA GAAGAAAGTTACCAAAGAGTAAAg AAAAAACTGCGATTGAAAAAGTAATGATGGAACAAAAACGATATCTAGAAGATGACATTCGTCTTCAAGGCGGTATGCCGGTTTCAAAGAATATCCCCATCGTCCATCCTAGCTACACGAAAGTGTCATTTTACCAAGGCGGAGCGCTCCCAAAAGAAGAGACGTTTAGACCTTCTATTGAAGAGATGAAAGATATTCGACATGAGAGTAGAATTCAGTTCAGAGACATCATAAGAAGTGGTAGACGTGTTATAGGTGTAATTGGTTACCCTGGCTCCGGCAAAACTACCTTCTCCAAAAGATTAGCAAGAAATGAAGACTACAAGTGTTTCCATTACAAACTTATGGATATGAATTACCAGAAAGATTTAACACTGCAGCAACTATTACTAGAAAAACGCTTCCCAAATGTAAATCGCAAAACACACGAACAAGCCTTCAAGTGGATTAAGAATAATCAGAAAAAATGTCTGTTTATCTTTGACGGGCTTGACCAAGCGGGATGGACACTGAAGGAACATCCAACCATGGAAGATTATGATACTCCTAGACCAATTCAGGATCTTATCGCCAATCTTTCCACCGGGCATTTTCTTCCAGACTCTTTGATCGTGTTCACTTCCCGACCTCATAGCGTCGTTACGCTTCCGAAATCACTCCGCCCTGATACCACTATCATTGTAGGGGATCTCCCTCATGAGGGAATGAAGAAGTTATTTCATTTCTATGCTGGTGCTAAGGCCAATGAGTTATGGAATAAATTATACGAAAGAGACCTTCCTGTATTTCGTCTTTGTTTCaatccattgttactacaacTAGTAATTATCGCTTTACTAAATCCTACCGACAGTATCGGAGAAATTACCAGCGCCACTAGGGCTTTTGCGACTGTATTTATGCATTTACAGCACAGtgagaacacaagtcatgaCATCACGCTGCTTACTGAGCAATTGAGCATCTTGGCCTACAACGCCAGTGCAAAGTCTACAGTAGTAATCACACCAGCTGAGATGCGAGCGCAAGGACTGGATCCAAACGAAACCCAGGATATAATCGTCTGTCTTCATTCTCATTGTGGTGTCACAAGCAAAGTCTTTGAACACGACACCAAGTTCTTCTTCGCTCATCAGTCCTATCAGGAATACTTCACAGCACTTTGGATCATCAATCACATGCCATTAGATGAATTTCAGCGCTTCGTCACAGGGCAAATGTTCTTTGATGACAAGTGGTCTGTCGTGCGAGTATTTCTTTCTGGGTTGTTGATGGATGTGATGCGtg ACCACGATTTACCAGTGCACTCACAGGCCGGATGCAGCAG GTTTAGTCATACTGTGTCCACCTCGGCAGGGCAGTCACCATCAATGGTTCAACATGTAG ATCCTGCAGAGAAAAGAATAATTTTGACCAAAGCTTTCGAGTTACAACTGGCTCGTTTCTCGCCGTTGACATACGATGAATGGAACAAAG ATGACAACAGACGCAAATACATTTTgcgtttgtttgaaataagtGAGTGCGCGGATGAGCGTCTCACACAAAAAGCGGTTGAACTATTCCCGCATGAACTTCATCTCTGGCAGTCGCCGTCAAACTCTTTTCACACAACTCTCTTGTGCGAGGTTTTAAGGAAACAGAATAAAGTGATCAAGAGGCTTGATCTGGAAGGTTGCTTCTCAACTCCCGGTGATATTGAAAAGATAATTTCAGCAATTACAGAAATGCCAGGAAAG GTACAAATTCTGGACATCAGCCGCAACACACTTCAAACAATCCCACCGTCTTCCTTCTTCATGAAAATTGACCAGTATCTGAGGATGTTTCATTGCTTCCCGCACGAAGATAAAAGAACGGGAAGAAATAGAAATGCAAACGAGTCTGAAAGACATGAAATCCAGAACACATTGGACCAGTTTGATAACTCG CACTTGGAGGTTGATGTTGGTGATGACGTCAGACTCAGCTCGCGAAACAAAAGTGACCTCACATAA